Proteins encoded in a region of the Apilactobacillus apisilvae genome:
- a CDS encoding nucleotidyltransferase — protein sequence MLKAVGIISEYNPFHNGHLYHIKKAKALTHADICVVLMSGNWVQRGQPAILDKWDRTQMALDNGADLVLELPFQFAVQPVDIFAKYSVNILGSLNCTWLSFGSENPNLNFYELSKILVNDHKLFQDYNHTYSSLIKTAFLNKTGVMIDSPNDTLGLNYATYNNELNNSMKLVPIKRKDSNHSDTELSFDSISSASSIRKNIKQFQKIAPFVPQKTFDLLKNHQCINWNVFWDYLKYKILTSSLDDLKNIYQMNEGLEHRFKKYIYESNDFEHFLNKLKTKRYTYARLRRLCVYTLLNFKRSDFFKSQQYVRILGFNGLGRSYLRQEKKHVNMEVISKPNKKLLSNELLFDYRAGNVYSIASEKYEDLYRIPLIF from the coding sequence ATGCTGAAAGCTGTAGGAATTATAAGTGAATATAATCCTTTTCATAATGGACACTTATATCATATAAAAAAAGCTAAGGCTTTAACCCATGCTGATATTTGTGTTGTTTTAATGAGTGGAAATTGGGTACAAAGAGGACAACCAGCTATTTTAGATAAATGGGATAGAACCCAAATGGCGCTTGATAATGGAGCTGATTTAGTCTTAGAATTACCATTTCAATTTGCAGTGCAACCAGTAGATATATTTGCTAAATATTCAGTAAATATTTTAGGTAGCCTTAATTGTACGTGGCTTTCATTTGGAAGTGAGAATCCTAATTTAAATTTTTATGAATTATCTAAAATTTTAGTTAATGATCATAAATTATTTCAAGATTATAATCATACTTACTCATCTTTAATTAAAACTGCATTTTTAAACAAAACGGGAGTAATGATTGATAGTCCTAATGATACATTGGGGCTTAATTATGCTACTTATAATAATGAGTTAAATAATTCTATGAAATTAGTCCCCATTAAGAGAAAAGATAGTAATCATAGTGATACAGAATTGTCATTTGATAGTATTTCTAGTGCATCATCTATCAGAAAAAATATTAAACAATTTCAGAAAATTGCTCCTTTTGTTCCGCAAAAGACTTTTGATTTATTAAAAAATCATCAATGCATAAATTGGAATGTTTTTTGGGATTATTTAAAGTACAAAATTTTAACATCCTCTTTGGATGATTTAAAAAATATTTATCAAATGAATGAGGGACTAGAGCATCGTTTTAAAAAATATATATATGAATCTAATGATTTTGAACATTTTTTAAATAAATTAAAAACAAAACGTTACACATATGCTAGATTAAGAAGGCTGTGTGTCTACACTCTTTTAAATTTTAAACGTTCAGATTTTTTTAAATCGCAGCAATATGTAAGAATATTGGGCTTTAATGGCTTAGGTAGATCTTATTTAAGGCAAGAAAAGAAACATGTAAATATGGAAGTCATTTCTAAACCTAATAAGAAATTACTTAGCAATGAACTGTTGTTTGACTATCGAGCTGGAAATGTATATAGTATTGCAAGTGAAAAATATGAAGATTTATATAGAATTCCATTAATATTTTAG
- the yqeK gene encoding bis(5'-nucleosyl)-tetraphosphatase (symmetrical) YqeK, protein MNEIKLTYKENVVPYTREELVNKLRSSLKTSRFEHVLRVEQMAIKLAKLNGYDEELASIAGLVHDYAKQRPDEDFIATIKKYHLDEDLLKYGNAIWHGAVGYLLVEHELGIYNELVLNAVKYHTTGANYMSTLDQIVYMADYIEMGRDFPGVDDARKITFNNLQDGVAYQTKHTLNYLISNNKSVYPKTIDTYNQWVVNSNIK, encoded by the coding sequence ATGAATGAAATTAAACTAACATATAAAGAAAACGTTGTTCCATACACTAGAGAAGAACTAGTTAATAAGTTAAGAAGCTCATTAAAGACATCTAGGTTTGAACATGTGTTGAGAGTAGAGCAAATGGCAATTAAGCTAGCCAAATTAAATGGGTATGATGAAGAATTAGCTAGTATTGCTGGATTAGTACATGATTATGCAAAACAACGTCCAGATGAAGATTTTATCGCAACAATCAAAAAATACCATTTAGACGAAGATTTATTAAAATATGGAAATGCAATTTGGCATGGTGCTGTTGGATATTTATTAGTTGAACATGAACTGGGGATTTATAACGAACTAGTACTAAACGCTGTTAAATATCACACCACCGGTGCTAATTATATGTCAACTTTGGATCAAATTGTATACATGGCTGATTATATTGAAATGGGACGTGACTTTCCAGGCGTAGATGATGCCAGAAAAATTACATTTAATAATTTACAAGATGGTGTTGCATATCAAACTAAGCATACTTTAAATTATTTAATTAGTAATAATAAATCAGTTTATCCTAAAACTATAGATACTTATAATCAATGGGTCGTTAATTCAAATATAAAATAA
- the yqeH gene encoding ribosome biogenesis GTPase YqeH, whose amino-acid sequence MTENISNEDLRCIGCGSEIQTDDKNALGYTPSSALEKAKDTGEIYCQRCFRLRHYNEISPVSLTDDDFLALLNQIREANALIVYLVDIFDFNGSLIPGLHRFVGDNPVMLVGNKADLLPKSLKNSKLKDWIRQRSNEAGIRPIDVELVSAKTNESVDSLLENIDKYRKNRDVYVVGVTNVGKSTLINQIIRQNTGIKELITTSRFPGTTLDKISIDLEDGHKLIDTPGIIHQEQMAHYLNGKDLKIVEPQKQIKPKVYQLNPEQTLFFGGVARFDYVNGDKKHGFTVYVENDLFIHRTKLINADNFYEKHFGEMLTPPSEDSIKEFPELVRYEFKTDQKSDLVIEGLGWITVPSGVVVAGWAPKGVSVLLRRAMI is encoded by the coding sequence ATGACTGAAAATATATCTAATGAAGATTTACGTTGTATTGGATGTGGTTCTGAGATACAAACTGACGACAAAAATGCTTTGGGTTATACGCCTAGTTCTGCTCTAGAAAAAGCTAAAGATACTGGTGAAATTTATTGTCAAAGATGTTTTAGACTACGCCATTATAATGAAATTTCACCAGTTAGTCTTACTGACGATGACTTTCTAGCCTTATTGAATCAAATAAGAGAAGCTAATGCTTTAATTGTTTATTTGGTGGATATTTTTGACTTCAATGGTAGTTTGATCCCCGGATTACATCGTTTTGTTGGTGATAATCCAGTAATGTTAGTAGGTAACAAAGCCGATTTATTACCTAAGTCACTAAAAAATAGTAAATTAAAAGATTGGATTAGACAACGTTCAAATGAAGCTGGAATTAGACCAATTGATGTAGAATTAGTATCGGCAAAAACTAATGAATCTGTTGATAGTTTGCTTGAAAATATCGATAAATATCGTAAGAATCGTGATGTTTATGTTGTAGGTGTTACTAATGTTGGTAAGTCTACCTTAATAAATCAAATCATTAGACAAAATACGGGTATTAAAGAGCTTATTACTACTTCTAGATTTCCTGGAACCACTTTGGATAAAATAAGTATTGATTTAGAAGATGGACATAAATTAATTGATACCCCAGGAATTATTCATCAAGAACAAATGGCTCATTATTTAAATGGAAAAGATTTAAAAATAGTTGAACCACAAAAACAAATCAAACCTAAAGTTTATCAATTAAATCCAGAACAAACGCTCTTCTTTGGTGGGGTTGCTAGATTTGATTATGTTAATGGTGACAAGAAACATGGCTTTACAGTTTATGTAGAAAATGATTTATTTATTCACCGTACCAAGTTAATCAATGCAGATAACTTTTATGAAAAACATTTTGGTGAAATGTTAACGCCACCTAGCGAAGATTCAATAAAAGAATTTCCTGAATTAGTTCGTTATGAATTTAAAACGGATCAAAAAAGTGATTTAGTGATTGAAGGATTAGGTTGGATTACTGTACCATCAGGAGTTGTAGTTGCTGGATGGGCCCCTAAAGGTGTATCTGTATTATTAAGAAGAGCAATGATTTAA
- the adhP gene encoding alcohol dehydrogenase AdhP has translation MKAAVVRDNSDGYVDIKDVNLREINNGEALVDVEYCGLCHTDLHVASGDFGKVPGRIIGHEGVGRVSKVAEDVTNLKIGDRVSIAWFFKGCGHCEYCLTGRETLCRNVENAGFTMDGAMAEQVIVDADYAVKVPDNLDPIEATSLTCAGVTTYKALKVGNLRPGQWNEVVGAGGLGNLAVQFAHNVFNAHVAVVDGNDEKLKAAKENGADLLINRHDEDVAKTIQDKVGGVHSSVVTAVNKDAFTTAVNALRPDGKLVAVALPKGDMALNIDKTVLDGIQVAGSLVGTRQDLTETFQFGSEGKVKPIVQTCKLEDINDIIDDMKNNKIVGRMVIDFTK, from the coding sequence ATGAAGGCTGCTGTAGTTAGAGATAATTCAGATGGATACGTAGATATTAAGGATGTTAATTTAAGAGAAATTAACAATGGTGAAGCTTTAGTTGATGTAGAATACTGTGGACTTTGTCATACAGATTTGCATGTTGCTTCTGGTGATTTTGGTAAGGTCCCTGGCAGAATTATTGGACATGAAGGTGTTGGTAGAGTATCAAAAGTTGCCGAAGATGTTACTAATTTAAAGATTGGCGATCGTGTTTCAATCGCTTGGTTCTTTAAGGGATGTGGACATTGTGAATATTGCTTAACTGGTCGTGAAACATTGTGCCGTAATGTTGAAAATGCTGGATTTACAATGGATGGAGCTATGGCTGAACAGGTTATTGTTGATGCTGACTATGCCGTTAAAGTTCCTGACAACTTAGATCCAATTGAAGCTACTTCACTAACATGTGCTGGAGTGACAACTTACAAAGCGTTAAAAGTTGGTAATTTAAGACCCGGTCAATGGAATGAAGTTGTTGGTGCTGGTGGATTAGGAAATCTAGCTGTACAATTTGCACACAATGTATTTAATGCTCATGTGGCTGTTGTTGATGGTAATGATGAAAAATTAAAAGCAGCAAAAGAAAATGGTGCTGACTTATTAATTAATCGTCATGATGAAGATGTTGCAAAAACAATTCAGGATAAAGTTGGTGGTGTTCATAGTTCTGTTGTCACTGCTGTTAACAAAGATGCTTTCACAACTGCAGTTAACGCTTTAAGACCTGATGGAAAGTTAGTTGCTGTTGCTCTACCTAAAGGTGACATGGCTTTAAACATTGATAAAACTGTCTTAGATGGTATCCAAGTAGCAGGTTCTTTAGTTGGAACTAGACAAGACTTAACTGAAACTTTCCAATTTGGTAGTGAAGGTAAAGTTAAGCCAATTGTACAAACTTGTAAATTAGAAGACATTAACGACATTATCGATGATATGAAAAACAATAAGATTGTTGGTAGAATGGTTATTGATTTTACAAAATAA
- the yhbY gene encoding ribosome assembly RNA-binding protein YhbY: MNLRGKQKRYLRSQANRMNPLFSVGKNGLNDIWLEQVLDALQRRELIKINIQQNADEDVDDVKSFIEENSDINVVQTIGKTLLLFMPASKEKFQNYSVEVKHI; this comes from the coding sequence ATGAATTTAAGAGGTAAACAAAAACGTTATTTAAGATCACAAGCTAATCGTATGAATCCACTATTTTCAGTAGGTAAAAATGGATTAAATGATATTTGGTTGGAGCAAGTATTGGATGCATTGCAAAGAAGAGAATTAATCAAGATTAATATTCAACAAAATGCTGATGAAGATGTTGATGATGTTAAATCATTTATTGAAGAAAATAGTGATATTAATGTTGTTCAAACAATTGGTAAAACTTTATTGTTGTTTATGCCTGCAAGTAAGGAAAAGTTTCAAAATTATTCTGTAGAAGTAAAACATATCTAA
- the rsfS gene encoding ribosome silencing factor: protein MSSQNKLEIVVKAAASKRANNIVALNVRKVSLMSDYFVIMDANSNRQVKSIADEIVDQAEENRFEVQQVEGKDTAKWILVDLGDVIVHVFQSDEREYYNLEKLWSDAPSVNIDEWTK, encoded by the coding sequence ATGAGTAGTCAAAATAAGCTAGAGATAGTAGTAAAAGCTGCAGCAAGTAAAAGAGCTAATAATATAGTTGCATTAAATGTTCGCAAAGTTAGTTTAATGTCAGACTATTTTGTTATTATGGATGCTAATTCAAATCGTCAAGTTAAATCAATTGCTGATGAAATTGTTGATCAAGCAGAAGAAAACAGATTTGAAGTTCAACAAGTTGAAGGCAAAGATACTGCAAAATGGATTTTAGTTGATTTGGGAGACGTAATCGTACATGTTTTCCAAAGTGATGAGAGAGAATATTATAATTTAGAAAAATTATGGTCTGATGCACCATCTGTTAATATTGATGAATGGACAAAGTAA
- a CDS encoding class I SAM-dependent DNA methyltransferase, translated as MIYQKFAELYDELFDPTMYDKWLDFVKSNVNKSNDILDIACGTGRLISLMESEGYKISGMDISSDMLTMAENNFSNHNKNIQLIQGDMLNLSSFPNYDTITCFDDSLCYLDDILAVEKAFINVFNHLNENGKYLFDVITPYQTDVVYPGYMYNYHDDDRAFMWTSYVGDKPHSVEHDLSFFNYNYSIDAYDAFSELHHERTYDLNEYLKKLKNAGFENVNVYSDFGKEKISKDTTRWFFVCEKG; from the coding sequence ATGATTTATCAAAAATTTGCTGAATTATACGATGAATTATTTGATCCAACCATGTATGATAAATGGTTGGATTTTGTTAAATCTAATGTAAATAAATCAAATGATATATTAGATATTGCTTGTGGTACCGGTAGACTAATATCTTTAATGGAATCTGAAGGATATAAAATTAGTGGTATGGATATTTCATCTGATATGTTAACAATGGCTGAAAATAATTTTAGTAATCACAATAAAAATATCCAGTTAATTCAAGGAGATATGTTAAATCTATCTTCTTTTCCAAATTATGATACGATAACTTGTTTTGATGATTCATTATGTTATTTGGACGATATTTTAGCGGTAGAAAAAGCATTTATAAATGTTTTTAATCATTTAAATGAAAATGGAAAATATCTATTTGATGTAATTACTCCTTATCAAACTGATGTAGTTTATCCAGGGTATATGTATAATTATCACGATGATGATCGTGCTTTTATGTGGACCTCTTATGTTGGAGATAAGCCACATTCGGTTGAACATGATTTATCATTTTTTAATTATAATTATTCAATTGATGCTTATGATGCATTTAGTGAATTACATCATGAAAGAACATATGATTTAAATGAATATCTTAAAAAGTTAAAAAATGCCGGATTTGAAAATGTTAATGTTTATAGTGATTTTGGTAAAGAGAAAATATCTAAAGATACAACTAGATGGTTTTTTGTTTGTGAGAAGGGCTAA
- a CDS encoding nicotinate-nucleotide adenylyltransferase gives MVNKVVQKKPKKKIGILGGTFNPIHNGHLFIAEQVRTQLNLDKVFFMPDYKPPHIDSKNAIDSTYRVQMVNLAIKDNPYFATSMDEINRKGKSYTYDTMVTLNKNNPNVEYYFIIGGDMVNYLPKWYKINELNNIVNFVGVQRDGYSTESPYRVINIDIPKLDISSTLIRNHIKKGNSVRYLIPNAVLDYIKEHHIYE, from the coding sequence ATGGTTAATAAAGTTGTACAAAAAAAGCCAAAGAAGAAAATTGGTATTTTAGGTGGTACATTTAATCCTATTCATAATGGACATTTATTTATTGCAGAACAAGTAAGAACTCAACTTAATTTAGATAAAGTCTTTTTTATGCCTGATTATAAACCGCCACATATTGATTCCAAAAATGCAATTGATTCAACCTATCGTGTACAGATGGTTAATTTAGCAATCAAAGATAATCCTTATTTTGCAACATCAATGGACGAAATTAATCGTAAAGGTAAAAGTTACACATATGATACAATGGTTACTCTAAACAAAAACAACCCCAATGTTGAATATTATTTTATTATTGGTGGAGATATGGTTAACTATCTACCCAAATGGTATAAAATTAATGAACTAAATAATATTGTTAATTTTGTTGGTGTTCAGAGAGATGGATATAGTACAGAGTCTCCATATAGAGTTATTAACATTGATATACCTAAATTAGATATTTCTTCAACTTTGATACGCAATCACATTAAAAAAGGAAATTCAGTCCGCTACTTGATTCCAAATGCAGTTTTGGATTATATAAAGGAGCATCATATTTATGAATGA
- a CDS encoding DUF177 domain-containing protein, whose protein sequence is MKWVLKELSDYKNEPLSVSEKLDLSQDIMDRYSKYVISAKDKFDVDAYVFYDNGNAIVNAHVRGNIVVPSSRSLTPVNLPLDFKIDEVYVDTKAQLKKYEEDDEAAFLLEDDDVIDFDKSVADNIILQIPMHILSPEEKNGSKMPEGNDWEVISEEEYETQKADNKKVDPRLAKLKELFNDSDK, encoded by the coding sequence ATGAAATGGGTATTAAAAGAATTATCAGATTACAAGAATGAACCACTTTCTGTTAGTGAAAAGTTGGATTTATCCCAAGATATAATGGATAGATATAGTAAATATGTCATTTCTGCAAAAGATAAATTCGATGTGGATGCTTATGTATTCTATGACAATGGTAATGCTATTGTTAATGCTCATGTTCGAGGTAACATTGTGGTTCCTTCGTCTAGATCATTAACTCCTGTAAACTTACCATTAGATTTTAAAATCGATGAAGTTTATGTTGATACTAAAGCTCAACTAAAGAAGTATGAAGAAGATGATGAAGCTGCATTTTTATTAGAAGATGATGATGTTATTGATTTTGATAAATCAGTAGCTGATAATATCATTTTACAGATTCCAATGCATATTCTGTCACCTGAGGAAAAAAACGGAAGTAAAATGCCTGAAGGCAATGATTGGGAAGTTATTTCTGAAGAAGAATATGAAACTCAGAAGGCGGATAATAAAAAGGTAGATCCACGTCTTGCTAAGTTGAAAGAGCTATTTAACGATAGTGATAAATAA
- a CDS encoding response regulator transcription factor encodes MSRILIVEDEKSLSRFVELELKHEGYDATVASDGREGLDEAINGDFDLILLDLMLPKLNGMEVARRLREKKNTPIIIMTARDSVIDRVSGFDHGADDYIVKPFAIEELLARVRALLRRINIEGDEKTENQKVVHFKDITVEKESRIVKRGDDIIDLTKREYELLLTLMENVNVVLARDVLLNKVWGYESNAETNVVDVYVRYLRNKIDRSDQKSYIQTVRGTGYVMRS; translated from the coding sequence ATGAGTAGAATTTTAATAGTTGAAGACGAAAAAAGTTTATCTAGATTCGTTGAACTAGAGTTAAAGCATGAAGGATATGATGCGACTGTTGCATCTGATGGTAGAGAAGGACTAGATGAAGCTATCAATGGTGATTTTGATTTGATTTTACTTGATTTAATGCTTCCCAAACTAAATGGTATGGAAGTTGCCAGAAGACTAAGAGAAAAAAAGAATACTCCAATTATAATCATGACAGCAAGAGACTCAGTTATTGACAGAGTTTCTGGTTTTGATCATGGAGCAGACGATTACATAGTAAAACCATTTGCAATCGAAGAATTATTAGCTCGTGTTCGTGCTTTATTACGTCGTATCAATATTGAAGGGGACGAAAAAACTGAAAATCAAAAAGTAGTTCACTTTAAAGATATTACTGTGGAAAAAGAAAGTCGTATTGTTAAACGTGGCGATGATATTATTGATTTAACAAAACGTGAGTATGAGTTGTTATTGACATTGATGGAAAATGTTAATGTTGTTTTAGCTAGAGACGTTCTTTTAAACAAAGTATGGGGATACGAATCTAATGCTGAAACCAACGTAGTTGATGTATATGTTAGATATCTAAGAAATAAAATTGATCGTAGTGACCAGAAAAGTTACATTCAAACTGTCAGAGGTACTGGGTACGTGATGAGATCATGA
- the rpmF gene encoding 50S ribosomal protein L32, whose translation MAVPKRKTSKAKKGMRRGHIKLTQPSLSACPNCGELRKPHMVCPSCGYYDGKQVVKTND comes from the coding sequence TTGGCTGTACCAAAGAGAAAAACTTCAAAAGCTAAAAAAGGTATGCGTCGTGGTCACATTAAGTTGACTCAACCAAGTTTGAGTGCTTGCCCAAACTGTGGTGAATTACGTAAACCTCACATGGTATGTCCTAGTTGTGGATACTATGATGGAAAACAAGTTGTTAAAACTAACGACTAA